Proteins from one Camelina sativa cultivar DH55 chromosome 8, Cs, whole genome shotgun sequence genomic window:
- the LOC104706566 gene encoding terpenoid synthase 25-like gives MEASSMTFGPKALPSVHNVVPLCLKTSLSLFPRHLLKNQTLSSNKPTKHGLFCVKAENSGDLENTRPLTSFSPSFWGDHFLYVPVADSEFEALKQEIESVMKPKVRDMLMSPHSSDTVRIHLIHLLISLGTAHYFESEIEEILRKAFGKLDGLISKEDDLETIAIIFEIFRLYGHKMPCDVFDRFKGTDGKFKESLVKDIRGMLQLYEAAHLGTLCEDIMDEALTFTQ, from the exons ATGGAAGCATCAAGCATGACTTTTGGCCCTAAAGCTCTTCCTAGTGTTCACAACGTCGTCCCTCTCTGTCTTAAGACtagcctctctctctttcctcgcCATTTGCTCAAAAACCAAACTCTTTCCTCCAATAAACCCACAAAACACGGCCTGTTCTGTGTTAAAGCTGAGAATAGTGGCGATCTAGAAAATACTCGTCCATTGACGTccttttctccatctttttgGGGAGATCACTTCCTCTATGTCCCCGTCGCTGACTCT GAATTTGAAGCACTTAAGCAAGAAATTGAATCCGTGATGAAGCCTAAAGTAAGAGACATGCTCATGTCTCCTCACAGCAGTGACACGGTGAGGATTCATCTCATCCATTTGCTTATCAGCCTCGGTACCGCTCATTATTTCGAGAGCGAAATCGAAGAGATTCTACGCAAGGCTTTTGGAAAGTTGGACGGTTTAATTTCGAAAGAAGACGATTTGGAAACAATCGCAAtcatatttgaaattttcagaCTATACGGACACAAAATGCCGTGCG ACGTGTTTGATAGATTCAAAGGTACAGATGGAAAGTTTAAGGAAAGTCTAGTCAAGGATATTAGAGGTATGCTACAGCTGTACGAAGCAGCACATCTCGGGACACTATGTGAAGATATAATGGACGAAGCGTTGACTTTTACGCAGTAA